A DNA window from Fibrobacter sp. contains the following coding sequences:
- the hemW gene encoding radical SAM family heme chaperone HemW, which yields MLGLYIHIPFCEKICDYCDFFTIQGPDRLHVEYLGLLSQEISAFSERHPGALEQVETLYLGGGTPSILSPEKLARLFSILDGAGVPLRRLKESTMEFNPESCDQERLAVALENGVTRASLGLQTFRPELLQAVGRRHTPEAGLAALERLLSQENLRVTADLMFNLPVQTVSQFLEDLDRLSAYPLGHISFYGLKVDPRTRLGHRLEKGELQVDEDLYGDMYREGVKLLESKGFERYEVSNFARSGEESLHNLNYWRRGEYLAFGPSANAFFEGVRFHAPDRYPEWRRYVQAGCPESQLSKDPIGHDEQVAELIQLSLRTKYGLDIDALQHLGVRLSEKTVSRWMERGFLKRQGSHLVLEGDGWLFMDSVVADLYSNLE from the coding sequence ATGCTGGGTCTCTATATCCATATCCCCTTTTGTGAAAAAATCTGCGATTATTGCGATTTTTTCACTATCCAGGGGCCGGATCGGCTCCACGTGGAGTACCTGGGCCTGCTTTCGCAGGAAATTTCTGCCTTTTCGGAGCGGCATCCAGGAGCCTTAGAACAGGTGGAAACCCTCTATCTTGGGGGCGGAACTCCGTCTATCCTGTCTCCGGAGAAACTGGCTCGGCTTTTTTCCATATTGGACGGTGCCGGAGTGCCTCTTCGGCGGTTGAAGGAATCCACCATGGAGTTCAATCCGGAATCTTGCGACCAGGAGCGGCTAGCCGTAGCGCTAGAAAATGGCGTTACCCGGGCAAGCCTCGGACTACAGACCTTTAGGCCGGAGCTTTTGCAGGCGGTGGGCCGTAGGCACACTCCGGAGGCAGGCCTTGCCGCCCTGGAGCGCCTCTTGTCTCAAGAAAACCTGAGGGTCACGGCAGACCTGATGTTCAATCTACCGGTGCAGACGGTGTCGCAATTTTTGGAAGACCTGGACAGATTGTCGGCCTACCCGCTGGGCCATATCAGTTTTTACGGCCTTAAGGTAGACCCTCGCACAAGGCTCGGCCACCGCCTAGAAAAAGGCGAGTTACAGGTGGACGAGGACCTGTACGGCGACATGTACCGTGAAGGGGTCAAGCTACTCGAATCTAAGGGCTTCGAACGTTACGAGGTATCCAACTTTGCACGCTCGGGAGAGGAAAGCCTTCACAACCTGAATTACTGGCGCCGGGGTGAATACCTTGCCTTTGGCCCTTCGGCCAACGCCTTCTTTGAGGGCGTCCGGTTCCACGCTCCCGATCGTTATCCGGAGTGGCGCCGCTATGTACAGGCGGGCTGCCCGGAAAGCCAGCTGTCGAAAGACCCTATCGGCCACGACGAGCAGGTGGCGGAACTTATCCAGCTTTCATTACGAACAAAGTACGGCCTGGACATAGACGCCTTGCAACATCTGGGCGTTCGCCTCTCGGAAAAAACAGTTTCCCGCTGGATGGAACGGGGCTTCTTGAAACGGCAGGGGTCGCACCTTGTGCTCGAAGGCGACGGCTGGCTCTTTATGGACTCCGTAGTGGCCGATTTATATTCCAACTTGGAATAA